In the Borrelia turicatae 91E135 genome, one interval contains:
- a CDS encoding EAL domain-containing protein, protein MKNPNAIVISEGTINDNDITKIKSIFKISQIVKSRKNISSEYIKQSNIKFAIIYNHKRPIDFSINMANDLKSINNIHSIIIDNKSIDEAIYRPNYIEILKNISELNDKNKLIQQKKLYYDNNNANLDFFLNLSELIQEIVIITNTDNDIIYINEKGSKELELPIKIGGKTNKISDINIMDLEKNTKIDLSYNINDIPEFKNILITDCLLKIKNNKKLIVDLFISTIAQNNIDKLITIKDISELKSKHNIQDLTIIDQQTDLYNIKGLEKLLINQIESSYKKIYLFDLDLHINTECKYKDKKANSDLKILKKITSRIMSFYSEYIFRLKDNNLIVIISTRGGEQRLISIAEEIKKTISRELKKEGLIIFKFNIGIIEVNLKEDIETKISKLKIATKISDEYKDSTPILYKDELPETILIKKQNKIFEYIVKAIKNDFFSLYYQKITPLKKDLKPKIEILTRLFDYTGTPIPNGNVFSLIDKYNLTVEVDKLVVTKALREYTNFVAKNGAHIFSINISPYSLKSKNFRMFLKETLLTSHVPLQNICLEITETGILENFELINTYFNELKTFGIKLALDDFGSGYTSLSYIKILPIDIIKIDGSFIQVINSSQTDLVIIKSIKDIADTKKIKIIAEFVSNEEILKKINEIGIDYGQGFLWHKPEPI, encoded by the coding sequence ATGAAAAATCCAAATGCAATTGTAATATCTGAAGGAACAATTAATGATAATGATATTACAAAGATCAAATCTATTTTTAAAATATCACAAATAGTAAAATCTAGAAAAAATATCTCTAGCGAATACATCAAACAAAGTAATATTAAATTTGCTATTATTTATAACCACAAAAGACCAATAGATTTTTCAATCAATATGGCAAATGACTTAAAAAGCATTAATAACATTCATTCTATTATCATAGACAACAAATCTATAGACGAAGCAATATATAGACCAAATTACATAGAAATATTAAAAAATATCAGTGAATTAAACGATAAAAACAAACTAATACAACAAAAAAAACTTTATTATGACAATAACAATGCTAATCTTGATTTTTTCTTAAATCTATCTGAACTTATTCAAGAAATAGTGATCATTACAAATACTGACAATGATATCATTTATATTAACGAAAAAGGAAGCAAAGAACTTGAACTCCCAATAAAGATTGGAGGCAAAACAAATAAAATAAGTGACATCAATATCATGGATTTAGAAAAAAATACAAAAATAGATTTAAGTTACAATATAAACGATATTCCCGAATTCAAAAACATACTAATAACCGACTGCCTTTTAAAGATTAAGAATAACAAAAAATTAATAGTAGACTTATTTATCAGTACAATTGCTCAAAACAATATTGATAAATTAATTACAATAAAAGACATATCAGAGTTAAAATCTAAACACAATATTCAAGATCTCACAATTATCGATCAACAAACAGATCTGTATAACATTAAAGGACTTGAAAAGCTATTGATAAATCAAATTGAATCTTCTTATAAAAAAATATATTTATTTGATCTGGATTTACACATAAATACAGAATGTAAATATAAAGACAAGAAAGCCAACTCCGACTTAAAGATACTTAAGAAAATTACTTCGAGAATAATGTCATTTTATTCAGAATACATATTTAGATTAAAAGACAATAATTTAATAGTCATTATATCCACAAGAGGAGGGGAACAAAGACTAATTTCAATTGCAGAAGAAATCAAAAAAACCATTTCAAGAGAACTTAAAAAAGAAGGCCTCATAATATTTAAATTCAACATAGGAATAATAGAAGTAAACCTAAAAGAAGATATAGAGACAAAGATTTCAAAATTAAAAATAGCAACAAAAATATCCGATGAATATAAAGATTCTACGCCTATTTTATACAAAGATGAATTACCAGAAACAATACTTATCAAAAAACAAAATAAAATATTTGAATATATAGTAAAAGCAATAAAAAATGACTTTTTTAGTCTATACTATCAAAAAATTACTCCCCTTAAAAAAGATCTAAAACCCAAAATTGAAATATTAACAAGACTTTTTGACTATACAGGAACTCCTATCCCAAACGGCAATGTATTTAGCTTAATAGATAAGTATAATTTAACTGTTGAAGTGGATAAGCTGGTAGTTACTAAAGCACTAAGAGAATATACAAATTTTGTAGCAAAAAATGGTGCTCATATCTTTTCAATAAATATTTCACCATACTCACTCAAGTCCAAAAATTTCAGAATGTTCTTAAAAGAAACACTTCTTACAAGCCATGTTCCACTTCAAAACATATGCTTAGAAATAACAGAAACTGGAATTTTAGAAAATTTTGAATTAATCAACACATATTTCAACGAACTTAAAACCTTTGGAATTAAACTTGCACTTGACGATTTTGGCAGCGGATATACGTCACTTTCATACATTAAAATCTTGCCAATAGATATCATCAAAATAGATGGTTCTTTCATTCAAGTAATAAATTCTAGTCAAACAGATCTCGTAATAATAAAATCAATAAAAGACATTGCTGACACAAAAAAAATAAAAATTATAGCTGAATTTGTATCGAATGAAGAAATACTTAAAAAGATAAACGAGATAGGAATAGATTATGGACAAGGATTTCTGTGGCATAAACCAGAACCAATCTAA